In Chloroflexota bacterium, the DNA window AGGCGCCCTCGAGCGTGTGTGCACCGAGCTGGCGCGCTTGATCGCACGCGACGGCGAAGGGGCTACGCGCCTCATCGAAGTCGCCGTCGATGGCGCTCGGTCGGAGGCCGACGCGCAGTTGGTGGCGCGATCCGTCATCCGGTCGAACCTGGTGAAAGCCGCGATCTACGGCCGCGACCCGAACTGGGGCCGCATCCTCGCAGCCGTGGGTAACGCGGGCGTGCAGATCGATCCAAACGCGATCGATGCGTGGATTGGGGGGCATCGCGTAGCAGCCGGTGGCGCGGCGGTGGACTTCGACGCGCAGGAGGTCTCCGAGGCGATGGGCGTCGACGAGGTGCAGATTCGCGTCAGCCTCAACGCCGGCGAGGCGAACGGGCGCGCGTGGGGATGCGATCTCACGGAGGGATACGTCAAGATCAACGCCGAGTACACGACGTGACAATCCATGCTCATCAGCCTCATCGTGCAGCTGCTGTCCCGCCCAACGACCGTGCGGCGGGACGACGGAGCGCACCGGAGATCGGCGATCTGGCTGAGCGGGTCATGAACCGGACGATTGTCGTGAAGCTGGGCGGCAGCGTGGGATCAGACGACACGCTGCCGGTCGACGTGGCCCAGCTTCGAGGGCTCGGGGCGCGCGTGGTGCTGGTACACGGCGGCGGTCCGCTGATCACCGAATGGCTCGCTCGACTCGG includes these proteins:
- a CDS encoding acetylglutamate kinase (catalyzes the phosphorylation of N-acetyl-L-glutamate to form N-acetyl-L-glutamate 5-phosphate); translated protein: MNRTIVVKLGGSVGSDDTLPVDVAQLRGLGARVVLVHGGGPLITEWLARLGKETHFVDGLRYTDGETLDIVRMVLAGLVNGDVVARLATAGARAVGLSGS